The following are from one region of the Paenibacillus sp. JZ16 genome:
- a CDS encoding 50S ribosomal protein L25, which translates to MRVNLRAETRAAMNKTGLKQLRLSGRIPAVVFGTGENNMMIQLSTKEFGKWARNGKGGILELHFDDREPLPVLLESVQRDPITREYIHVDFLRININEVVRTRVNLDYIGAAKGAKLGGVVQIQSTFIEIESFPDRIPAIIPVDISELDIGNSLHVGDLKLPDGVVLISSANELLVSVVTPKVQSEQPEAM; encoded by the coding sequence ATGAGAGTAAATTTACGAGCAGAAACGCGCGCCGCGATGAACAAAACTGGACTTAAGCAGCTTCGTCTTTCGGGACGAATTCCGGCGGTTGTATTTGGCACAGGGGAAAACAATATGATGATTCAACTGTCCACCAAAGAATTCGGCAAATGGGCAAGGAACGGCAAGGGAGGAATCCTTGAGCTCCATTTTGACGATCGGGAGCCGCTTCCGGTTTTGCTGGAGTCCGTTCAGCGTGATCCAATTACTCGTGAATACATTCATGTCGACTTTTTGCGCATCAATATAAATGAAGTTGTTCGGACGAGAGTAAATCTCGATTACATCGGCGCCGCCAAGGGAGCCAAACTTGGAGGCGTCGTCCAAATTCAAAGCACGTTCATCGAGATTGAGTCTTTCCCTGACCGTATTCCTGCCATCATTCCAGTTGATATCAGCGAACTGGATATCGGGAATTCCTTACACGTCGGGGATCTTAAACTGCCCGACGGGGTCGTGCTGATCTCTTCGGCAAACGAACTGCTCGTGTCGGTGGTGACACCGAAAGTCCAGTCGGAGCAACCGGAGGCTATGTAA
- a CDS encoding DNA alkylation repair protein yields the protein MNAESVMAELEALGKERLKKMYLSNGAREPLFGVATGAMKPMAKKIKINQQLAEQLYATGNYDAMYFAGIIADPKAMTAADYNRWMDAAYFYMLSDYVVAVTLAEADIAQDVADQWIASGEELRMSAGWSCYCWLLGSRPDREFPESKISAMLELVEKTIHESPDRTKSAMNNFMYTAAISYLPLHDKAVETAKAVGPVEMKRDNKSKFLNASENIRKEVERGKLGFKRKYVRC from the coding sequence ATGAATGCAGAATCCGTTATGGCGGAGCTTGAAGCGCTAGGCAAGGAACGGCTCAAGAAAATGTATCTGTCCAATGGGGCGCGTGAACCGCTCTTTGGCGTGGCGACAGGTGCCATGAAGCCGATGGCCAAGAAAATTAAAATCAATCAGCAACTGGCTGAGCAGCTTTATGCCACCGGGAACTACGACGCCATGTACTTTGCCGGCATCATTGCAGACCCTAAAGCGATGACGGCAGCGGATTATAATCGCTGGATGGATGCGGCCTATTTTTATATGCTGTCCGATTATGTGGTTGCCGTAACGTTGGCAGAGGCAGATATTGCGCAAGACGTTGCCGATCAATGGATCGCAAGCGGCGAAGAGCTCAGAATGTCGGCGGGGTGGAGCTGTTACTGCTGGCTGCTCGGCAGCAGACCGGATCGTGAGTTCCCGGAGAGCAAAATCTCGGCCATGCTCGAACTGGTGGAAAAGACCATTCACGAGTCTCCGGACCGAACGAAATCCGCAATGAATAATTTCATGTACACTGCAGCCATCTCCTATTTGCCGCTTCATGATAAGGCGGTTGAGACCGCAAAGGCCGTAGGACCGGTAGAAATGAAGCGGGACAATAAGAGCAAGTTCCTGAACGCTTCCGAAAATATTAGGAAAGAAGTCGAGAGAGGGAAACTAGGTTTTAAACGCAAGTATGTGAGATGTTAA
- a CDS encoding GNAT family N-acetyltransferase: protein MQIYFTNETAESNSADINYVRNQMIKYNLKHFPDDLKGRYEEVNLLLRNADGQILGGIVGEICWNWLEIHYLFVDEAFRKSAYGAKLLNEAEKIAKEKQCEFVKLDTLSFQALDFYIKQGYEVYGQIENAGRHTHYYMKKDI from the coding sequence ATGCAAATTTATTTTACTAATGAAACTGCAGAATCAAACAGCGCCGACATAAATTACGTAAGGAACCAAATGATTAAGTATAATCTCAAGCATTTCCCAGACGACTTAAAGGGCCGTTATGAGGAAGTAAACCTATTGTTGAGGAATGCGGACGGTCAGATTTTGGGCGGAATTGTGGGGGAAATATGCTGGAACTGGCTGGAGATCCACTACTTGTTCGTGGATGAAGCTTTCCGTAAATCGGCGTACGGCGCCAAGCTGTTAAACGAGGCGGAAAAAATAGCGAAAGAGAAACAATGCGAGTTTGTTAAATTGGATACATTGAGCTTCCAAGCCTTGGATTTTTACATCAAGCAGGGGTATGAGGTATATGGCCAGATCGAGAATGCCGGACGGCATACGCATTACTATATGAAAAAGGATATTTAA
- the rlmD gene encoding 23S rRNA (uracil(1939)-C(5))-methyltransferase RlmD gives MSEQQRSGQGTKNNKSTAYGKKPGDKAAANQTGAKPAFKREHRKNKDSLSASSYSKAKPSDKYKQGVRGPRPSSGREHADELQAGDIIVVTIKRLGINGEGVGYYRRKAVFIDGAITNEVVKAEVKEVQPKFIKAQLVEVEKRSPYRIEPPCPVFGICGGCQIQHISYEGQLQAKTDIVREAFSRYAGRDDVKFKPILGMEHPWNYRNKAQLQLKRKGHEVIAGLYEADSHTIVDISGCPIQHPKVNEAVEKVKSVLEELRIPLHKENGNKDGVRTIVVRHGFQSGELQVTLVTAGSKLPRQEDLVRMLRLTIPEVSGISLNINPKKTSLIFGDRTISLWGAESMQESLSDLQFSLSPRAFFQLNPQQTVKLYESVRGAAGLTGKETVIDAYCGTGTIGLWLAPYAQEVRGIETIPEAVEDAKANAQRNGRANASFHVGQAEELLPRWIKEGLKPDVIIADPPRTGLDSRFLETVLRTKPKRFVYVSCNPSTLAKDCKVLLDGGYELDWVQPVDMFPQTSHVEAVTLLIRKDN, from the coding sequence ATGAGCGAACAACAACGTTCCGGACAAGGAACCAAAAATAACAAATCAACGGCATACGGAAAGAAGCCGGGTGATAAGGCGGCTGCGAACCAAACAGGGGCCAAGCCGGCTTTTAAGCGCGAACATAGGAAGAACAAGGATTCGTTATCGGCTTCATCGTATTCGAAGGCGAAACCGTCCGATAAATATAAGCAAGGAGTACGCGGGCCACGGCCTTCATCCGGACGTGAGCACGCAGATGAGCTGCAAGCAGGCGACATTATTGTCGTTACGATCAAACGGCTTGGCATTAACGGCGAAGGGGTCGGTTATTACCGCCGCAAGGCGGTGTTTATTGACGGAGCAATCACGAACGAAGTTGTCAAAGCCGAGGTGAAAGAGGTCCAGCCTAAATTTATCAAGGCACAGCTGGTAGAAGTGGAGAAGCGATCGCCTTACCGGATAGAACCTCCTTGTCCGGTATTCGGCATCTGTGGCGGCTGCCAAATTCAGCATATCTCCTATGAGGGACAGCTGCAGGCTAAGACGGATATTGTGCGTGAGGCGTTCAGCCGGTATGCAGGACGGGACGATGTGAAGTTTAAGCCGATCCTCGGCATGGAGCACCCATGGAATTACCGGAACAAAGCGCAGCTTCAGCTGAAACGGAAGGGCCACGAAGTGATCGCAGGGCTCTATGAAGCGGACAGCCATACGATTGTGGACATTAGCGGCTGCCCGATTCAGCATCCGAAGGTGAATGAAGCGGTGGAGAAGGTCAAATCCGTCCTCGAAGAGTTGCGGATTCCGCTGCACAAGGAGAATGGAAACAAGGACGGCGTTCGGACGATTGTGGTTCGTCACGGCTTCCAATCCGGGGAGCTTCAGGTGACGCTGGTGACGGCCGGAAGCAAGCTGCCAAGGCAGGAGGATCTCGTTCGCATGCTGCGCCTTACCATTCCGGAGGTGAGCGGGATTTCACTCAATATTAACCCCAAGAAAACCTCACTCATCTTCGGAGACCGGACAATCTCGCTCTGGGGAGCCGAGAGCATGCAGGAATCGCTGAGTGACCTGCAATTCTCGCTGTCGCCCAGAGCGTTCTTCCAGCTGAATCCGCAGCAGACGGTCAAGCTGTATGAGTCGGTCCGGGGGGCAGCCGGATTGACGGGGAAGGAAACCGTCATCGACGCCTACTGCGGAACGGGCACGATCGGCCTGTGGCTTGCGCCTTATGCCCAGGAGGTGCGCGGGATCGAGACGATCCCCGAAGCCGTCGAGGATGCCAAGGCCAATGCGCAGCGAAACGGACGGGCTAATGCGAGCTTTCACGTCGGTCAGGCAGAGGAACTGCTGCCGCGCTGGATCAAGGAGGGTTTGAAGCCGGACGTCATCATTGCCGACCCGCCGCGTACCGGCCTGGACTCGCGCTTCCTGGAGACGGTGCTCCGCACCAAGCCGAAGCGGTTTGTATACGTATCCTGCAATCCCTCGACCTTGGCGAAAGATTGCAAGGTGCTGCTTGACGGCGGTTATGAGCTCGATTGGGTGCAGCCGGTCGACATGTTCCCGCAGACAAGCCATGTGGAGGCGGTAACGCTGTTGATCAGGAAAGACAATTAA